The proteins below come from a single Lactobacillus johnsonii genomic window:
- a CDS encoding restriction endonuclease, whose translation MIDYKTLKHSDNGMPTWDAFLGPILQVTSTKNLWKRQELIQSVLNEINLPEELMTLRYSSKYHDLVAADRVNWALSDLKISGLLAAPKRGLYQITTLGQHALNKYGLNITREYIHSQPAYLEHQKKIKSKKEFDNEITEEQTFELSEKQIKDWFEKQNSDLSETLIAKLRKTDPYQFEEMMVKLLNAMGYKGTNGQSVVTQKSNDGGIDGIINQDPLGLRTVYIQVKRYAENNVVGSPEINSFFGALRRKQADRGVFITTSSFTKDAKEAAKQLNIALVDGEMLTNLMIQYKVGVQVSQTYELYDIDDDFFEQ comes from the coding sequence ATGATAGACTACAAAACTTTAAAACACAGTGATAATGGAATGCCAACTTGGGATGCTTTTCTCGGACCTATTTTACAAGTTACAAGTACTAAAAATCTCTGGAAAAGACAAGAATTAATACAAAGCGTTTTAAATGAAATTAACTTACCAGAAGAACTTATGACATTACGGTATTCGTCAAAATACCATGATTTAGTAGCAGCAGACCGAGTTAATTGGGCTTTGAGTGATTTAAAAATTTCGGGTTTATTAGCTGCACCCAAAAGAGGCTTGTATCAGATTACTACTCTCGGCCAACATGCTTTGAATAAATATGGGTTAAACATTACGCGAGAATATATTCACTCACAGCCTGCTTATTTAGAGCATCAGAAGAAAATAAAGAGTAAAAAAGAATTTGACAACGAAATTACTGAAGAACAAACCTTTGAATTAAGCGAAAAACAAATTAAAGATTGGTTTGAAAAGCAAAATAGTGATCTTTCAGAAACCTTGATTGCAAAGTTGCGAAAGACTGATCCGTATCAATTTGAAGAAATGATGGTAAAACTTTTAAATGCGATGGGCTACAAAGGTACAAACGGACAATCCGTAGTAACGCAAAAATCTAATGATGGTGGTATTGATGGCATTATTAATCAAGATCCGTTAGGATTGCGTACTGTCTATATTCAAGTAAAAAGATATGCAGAAAATAATGTTGTTGGTAGTCCAGAGATTAATAGCTTTTTCGGGGCATTACGGCGAAAACAAGCTGATCGGGGAGTCTTTATTACTACCTCTTCATTTACTAAGGATGCAAAAGAAGCAGCAAAGCAGTTAAATATTGCTTTGGTTGATGGTGAAATGCTTACTAACTTGATGATCCAATATAAAGTGGGAGTACAAGTTAGTCAAACTTATGAATTATATGACATTGACGATGACTTTTTTGAGCAGTAG
- a CDS encoding restriction endonuclease, with product MEYKRRDVQKAIILALRNLGGTASRKDIKKEIAESEIDGLDHDKVYFRKKTKNGSYSPFLFDFNFGLKNLEIVGYVEPLQRGQDVILTDSGRSADLTNYPDELQNQKIGAYWNKKNTLRYEKNKAKQNNTEAKEIVESELGNSLDEQDTAEDAWKSQLLEQIKKFSPAKFESFLRLLISKMGVKIDKIKGIKLSGDHGIDGFGYFRANEFRTSRVAIQCKRYTAGLVGESEIRDFKGTMDSFNAEYGIFVTTSSYTNSAEQIAMQGNRTVTLIDGQELCDLIEKYQLHITPVQTYTLDDYYFEKD from the coding sequence ATGGAATATAAACGAAGAGATGTACAAAAAGCTATTATATTGGCCTTACGAAATTTAGGTGGTACAGCATCCCGTAAGGATATAAAAAAAGAAATTGCTGAGAGTGAAATTGATGGTTTGGACCATGATAAGGTTTACTTTCGTAAAAAGACTAAGAACGGATCCTATAGTCCATTTTTATTTGACTTTAATTTTGGCTTGAAGAATCTTGAAATAGTAGGTTATGTGGAACCTTTGCAGAGAGGGCAAGATGTGATACTAACAGATAGTGGTCGATCAGCTGATCTTACTAACTATCCGGATGAGTTACAAAATCAAAAAATCGGAGCATATTGGAATAAGAAAAATACTTTACGTTATGAAAAAAATAAAGCTAAACAGAATAATACCGAAGCTAAGGAAATTGTTGAATCTGAATTAGGCAACTCTTTAGACGAACAAGATACCGCAGAAGATGCTTGGAAATCACAGTTACTGGAACAGATTAAGAAATTTTCTCCCGCAAAATTTGAAAGTTTTTTACGATTATTAATTTCTAAAATGGGTGTAAAAATTGATAAGATTAAGGGTATTAAACTTAGTGGGGATCATGGCATAGATGGTTTTGGTTATTTTAGAGCGAATGAATTTCGAACCAGTCGTGTTGCGATTCAATGTAAAAGGTATACAGCGGGACTAGTGGGTGAATCAGAAATTCGTGATTTTAAAGGAACAATGGATTCATTTAATGCTGAATATGGAATATTTGTAACCACAAGCTCCTATACAAATTCTGCAGAGCAAATTGCTATGCAGGGAAATAGAACAGTGACATTAATTGATGGGCAAGAGTTGTGTGATCTGATTGAAAAATATCAATTACATATCACGCCTGTTCAAACTTATACCCTTGATGACTACTATTTCGAAAAAGATTAA
- a CDS encoding restriction endonuclease subunit S: MHFPLLVWEQRKFESLIYPEKIKNKNNLQLPAYSISNKNGFIAQTDQFGKDNTYSKTDKKTNYIVNPGAFAYNPARINVGSIGYQNLATPVLVSSLYEVFKTNSQINDLFLIYWFKTDKFFNQIKKYEEGGVRQYYFLDKLLFSEIIIPKDAREQQKISKILKKLDYLFSLQQRKLKLFDQLRKTLLEYLISEQKIPIVRFNSFRKEWKVFRLQNLIIKTTKGKAKADMVGNRSIYLDTAYLNGGALSTVDAPTDVYKDDIVILWDGSLAGKVYHGFSGALGSTLKSFTPKYSGEYLFQYLQRSQEKIFKNYRTPNIPHVVKDFITIFKVNAPSLEEQNKISTILESIDLLIDNQNTKIKKWKKIKEHLLQKMFI; this comes from the coding sequence ATGCATTTTCCTCTTCTTGTTTGGGAGCAACGTAAGTTTGAGTCTTTAATATATCCTGAAAAAATAAAAAATAAAAATAACTTGCAGTTACCAGCATACTCAATTTCAAATAAGAATGGATTCATTGCTCAAACTGATCAATTTGGAAAAGATAATACCTATTCTAAAACAGATAAGAAAACTAATTATATAGTTAATCCAGGAGCATTCGCTTATAATCCGGCTAGGATTAACGTTGGTTCAATAGGATATCAAAACTTAGCTACACCGGTCTTAGTTAGTTCCCTGTATGAAGTTTTTAAAACTAATTCTCAAATAAACGATCTTTTTCTAATATATTGGTTTAAAACTGATAAATTTTTTAATCAAATAAAAAAATATGAAGAAGGAGGTGTTCGACAATACTATTTTTTGGATAAACTTCTTTTTTCTGAGATAATTATTCCTAAGGATGCTAGGGAACAACAAAAGATTTCTAAAATATTAAAAAAGTTAGATTACTTATTTTCTCTTCAGCAACGAAAATTGAAACTATTTGATCAACTAAGAAAGACTTTATTAGAATATTTGATTTCTGAACAGAAAATACCGATAGTTAGATTTAATTCATTCAGAAAGGAATGGAAAGTATTTAGATTACAAAATCTCATTATTAAAACTACAAAAGGAAAGGCAAAAGCTGACATGGTTGGTAATCGTTCCATTTATCTAGATACAGCCTATTTAAATGGTGGAGCACTTTCTACAGTAGATGCACCTACTGATGTTTATAAAGATGACATAGTAATATTATGGGATGGTTCACTTGCTGGTAAAGTGTATCATGGCTTTAGTGGAGCTTTAGGCTCCACTCTTAAAAGCTTTACCCCTAAATATTCGGGAGAATACCTTTTTCAATACTTACAGAGATCTCAAGAAAAAATATTTAAAAATTATCGTACACCTAATATTCCTCATGTAGTTAAGGACTTTATTACTATTTTTAAAGTAAATGCTCCTTCTTTAGAAGAACAAAATAAAATTTCTACTATTTTGGAATCAATAGATCTATTAATTGACAATCAAAATACTAAAATAAAAAAGTGGAAAAAGATAAAAGAACATCTTTTACAAAAAATGTTTATTTGA
- a CDS encoding restriction endonuclease subunit S, with translation MAAGMSQINLSKKDVEDFKLWVPNFKEQTKIANLLINFDLIEKNKNKKISYLLNLKKFLLQSLFL, from the coding sequence ATGGCAGCGGGAATGTCTCAAATTAATTTATCAAAAAAAGATGTAGAAGATTTTAAATTATGGGTTCCAAATTTTAAAGAACAAACTAAAATAGCCAATTTATTAATAAACTTTGATTTAATAGAAAAGAATAAAAATAAAAAAATATCGTATCTTTTAAATCTAAAAAAATTCCTACTTCAAAGTCTATTTCTTTAA
- a CDS encoding IS30-like element ISLjo1 family transposase: protein MDSLHSTMNQHVKGKHLSFEERVIIQLRLKDGYSLRAIARELNCSPSTISYEVKRGTVKLYHGKVKKYKATQGHDAYKAHRKNCGRKSDFLRKAQFMRYVHKHFFKDGWSLDVCSNRATAVGEFASSDVVCTKTLYNYVDQGLLGIYNYDLPEKLKRNTKLHRIRKNKKKLGRSIEERPKEINKRNEFGHWECDLVLGHKSKDDEVLLTLSERMSREFLILRIPDKTSVSVMQAFKELQRQYSEHWNDIFKTITTDNGSEFADLSNLEKVSNTLVYYAHPYTSCDKGTVERHNGLIRRFIPKGEAIANYSLQDIINIETWCNSLPRKILAYHTPDEIFERELDLIYQAA, encoded by the coding sequence ATGGACTCTTTACATTCTACCATGAACCAGCACGTTAAAGGCAAGCATTTATCATTTGAAGAGCGAGTTATTATTCAATTGCGTTTGAAAGATGGCTATTCTTTGCGTGCAATTGCCCGTGAACTTAACTGTTCTCCTTCTACTATCAGCTATGAGGTTAAGCGTGGCACTGTAAAACTGTATCATGGTAAAGTCAAAAAATATAAGGCTACTCAAGGGCATGATGCATATAAAGCTCATCGTAAAAATTGTGGGCGCAAATCAGACTTTCTCAGGAAAGCTCAATTCATGCGCTATGTCCACAAGCATTTTTTTAAAGATGGCTGGTCGCTTGATGTGTGCAGTAATCGTGCTACTGCTGTTGGCGAATTCGCTAGCAGCGATGTTGTCTGCACCAAAACTCTTTATAATTACGTTGATCAAGGCTTATTAGGAATTTATAATTACGACTTGCCAGAGAAGCTTAAACGCAATACTAAGCTTCATCGTATTCGCAAAAATAAGAAAAAACTTGGCAGAAGCATTGAAGAACGTCCTAAAGAGATCAATAAACGTAATGAATTCGGTCATTGGGAATGCGATTTAGTTCTCGGACATAAGAGCAAAGATGATGAGGTACTGCTAACCTTATCTGAGCGTATGAGTCGTGAGTTTTTAATTCTTCGTATTCCTGACAAGACTTCTGTCAGTGTCATGCAGGCCTTTAAAGAACTCCAAAGGCAATACAGCGAACATTGGAATGATATTTTTAAAACCATTACCACTGATAATGGCTCAGAGTTTGCAGATCTTTCCAACCTAGAAAAAGTATCCAATACACTGGTTTACTATGCCCATCCTTACACTTCTTGTGATAAGGGAACAGTTGAAAGACACAATGGTCTTATTCGCAGATTCATTCCTAAGGGAGAAGCAATAGCTAACTATTCTTTACAAGACATCATTAATATTGAAACCTGGTGCAATTCTTTGCCAAGAAAGATACTGGCCTATCATACACCAGATGAAATCTTTGAAAGAGAATTAGATCTAATCTATCAAGCAGCTTAA
- a CDS encoding restriction endonuclease subunit S, with protein sequence MTKSNDKKVPALRFKGFTDDWEQRKLEDVAKIIGGGTPSTKIKEYWNGNINWYAPIEIGNQTFVSSSRKKISELGLKKSSAKLLPGGKTILFTSRAGIGDMAIMKTDGSTNQGFQSWVVRSNLADVYFLYSLGKKLKKQALRKASGSTFLEISNSEVKKLLLFIPSFSEQKDISKVFKLIDKLISLQQRKLEQLKLLKRMISLSIYPNFNDRIPIKFNLNSTWNKKKLKNITNYKNGTTHEQHQLLKGKFELINLNSISKEGRLKSSGKYINQQFPTLRKNDIVMILSDIAHGQLIGTSAVIPTNNKYILNQRVASLSPNENLNAVFISKYINR encoded by the coding sequence GTGACTAAAAGTAACGATAAAAAGGTACCAGCACTACGTTTTAAAGGCTTCACTGACGATTGGGAGCAACGTAAGTTAGAAGATGTAGCTAAAATTATTGGTGGAGGTACACCTTCAACTAAAATAAAAGAGTATTGGAATGGAAATATAAACTGGTATGCACCTATAGAAATTGGTAATCAAACATTTGTAAGCTCAAGCAGAAAAAAGATTTCAGAACTAGGTCTAAAGAAAAGTTCTGCAAAATTGCTACCTGGAGGAAAGACTATCTTATTTACATCGAGAGCCGGAATTGGTGATATGGCAATTATGAAAACTGATGGATCAACTAATCAAGGCTTTCAATCTTGGGTAGTTAGATCTAATTTAGCGGATGTTTATTTCTTATACTCTTTAGGAAAAAAATTAAAAAAGCAAGCTTTACGAAAAGCATCTGGTTCAACTTTTTTAGAAATTTCCAACTCTGAAGTAAAAAAATTATTACTTTTTATTCCAAGTTTTAGTGAACAGAAAGATATTAGTAAAGTTTTTAAACTAATAGACAAATTAATTTCTCTTCAGCAACGAAAATTAGAGCAATTAAAATTATTAAAAAGGATGATAAGTCTATCTATTTATCCCAATTTTAATGATAGAATTCCTATCAAATTTAATTTAAATTCTACTTGGAATAAGAAAAAATTAAAAAATATTACAAATTATAAAAATGGTACAACACACGAACAACATCAGTTACTTAAAGGAAAGTTTGAACTTATCAATCTAAATTCTATTTCTAAAGAAGGTAGGTTGAAGTCTTCAGGTAAATATATTAATCAACAATTCCCTACTTTAAGAAAAAATGATATTGTAATGATTTTAAGTGATATTGCCCATGGTCAACTAATAGGTACTTCTGCAGTTATACCAACAAATAATAAATATATATTAAATCAGCGGGTGGCATCTTTATCTCCAAATGAAAACCTAAATGCTGTTTTTATTTCAAAATATATAAATCGCTGA
- a CDS encoding type I restriction-modification system subunit M translates to MTTAKEVTSQIWEMANRLRGNMDASEYRNYILGFMFYRYLSERQEKYLFDNKVFDENPNDISGITAEYVKEAAGEYLADYLDDIAGSLGYAIEPQYMWKTIVNEVNNNTITPDTFQSMFESFDNNLRLNSKATQDFTGVFDDMNLNNSRLGNTTASRAKALTQIIDLVDQVDYIDENGKDILGDIYEYLIAKFAGNSGKKAGEFYTPHEVSEVLAKLATVSLDQENKKPSVYDFACGSGSLLLTLKDEVKNKILYYGQELNTTTYNLARMNLMMHGVPYDRMTLKNADTLEQDWPDGVDAQGTDRPRFFDVVVANPPYSARWDNSDRKLKDPRFKDYGLAPKTKADYAFLLHGLYHLDQNGTMAIVLPHGVLFRGAKEGKIREALLKKNQIDAIIGMPPGLFYSTGIPTVVLVLKKNRPNKDVLFIDASKGFEKDKNQNKLREEDIDKIINTYKERKDVERYAHVASFDEIKENDFNLNIPRYVDTFIPEPPVDLKKVAADLHETNIEIQKNQKELVGMLKELTSEDDDIMAGLNAIIKELEEETRD, encoded by the coding sequence ATGACTACAGCTAAAGAAGTGACAAGCCAAATCTGGGAAATGGCTAATCGATTAAGAGGTAACATGGATGCTTCTGAATATAGAAACTATATTTTAGGGTTCATGTTTTACCGTTATTTGTCTGAAAGACAAGAAAAGTATTTATTTGATAATAAAGTATTTGATGAAAATCCAAATGATATTAGTGGGATAACAGCAGAATATGTAAAAGAGGCTGCTGGAGAATATCTTGCTGATTATTTAGACGACATTGCTGGTTCATTAGGATACGCAATTGAACCACAGTATATGTGGAAGACGATTGTCAATGAAGTAAATAACAATACAATTACACCTGATACATTTCAAAGTATGTTTGAGAGCTTTGATAATAACTTGAGATTGAATAGTAAAGCTACTCAAGATTTCACCGGTGTATTTGATGATATGAATTTAAATAACTCGCGCTTAGGTAATACTACAGCGTCTAGAGCGAAGGCATTAACACAGATTATAGATTTAGTTGATCAAGTAGATTACATAGATGAAAATGGTAAAGATATTTTAGGTGATATCTATGAATACTTGATTGCTAAATTTGCTGGAAATTCTGGTAAAAAGGCTGGAGAGTTCTACACTCCACATGAAGTTTCAGAAGTTTTAGCAAAGCTTGCAACTGTGTCATTAGATCAAGAGAATAAGAAACCATCTGTATATGACTTTGCTTGTGGTAGTGGATCTTTACTTTTAACTCTTAAAGATGAAGTAAAGAATAAAATTTTGTACTATGGTCAAGAGCTAAACACTACTACCTATAACCTGGCACGTATGAATCTTATGATGCACGGTGTTCCTTACGATAGAATGACTTTGAAAAATGCAGATACTTTAGAGCAAGATTGGCCGGATGGAGTAGATGCCCAGGGAACAGATCGACCAAGATTTTTTGATGTGGTGGTTGCCAATCCGCCGTATTCAGCAAGATGGGACAATAGTGATCGTAAATTAAAGGATCCACGTTTTAAAGACTATGGATTAGCACCAAAAACCAAGGCTGATTATGCATTCTTACTTCATGGCTTATACCATCTAGATCAAAACGGAACTATGGCCATTGTTTTACCTCATGGAGTTCTCTTTAGAGGAGCAAAAGAAGGTAAAATTCGTGAAGCTTTACTTAAAAAGAATCAAATAGATGCAATTATTGGGATGCCACCAGGATTGTTCTATTCAACAGGAATTCCTACAGTTGTACTAGTTCTTAAGAAAAATAGACCTAATAAAGATGTTTTATTCATTGATGCATCTAAAGGATTTGAGAAGGATAAGAATCAAAATAAATTAAGAGAAGAAGATATTGATAAAATTATCAATACTTATAAAGAGCGTAAAGATGTTGAACGCTACGCTCATGTGGCTTCTTTTGATGAAATTAAAGAAAATGATTTCAACTTGAACATTCCTAGATATGTAGATACTTTTATTCCTGAACCACCGGTGGATTTGAAGAAAGTAGCTGCGGATCTCCATGAGACTAATATTGAGATCCAAAAAAATCAAAAAGAGTTGGTAGGGATGCTCAAAGAACTAACGTCTGAAGATGACGATATAATGGCTGGGTTAAATGCCATTATTAAGGAATTGGAGGAAGAAACGCGTGACTAA
- a CDS encoding type I restriction endonuclease subunit R translates to MAIEKAELKFEDDLIHKLETLGGVKQWKYEPSIKTTEELWNNFKRILEENNQDKLDNPLSVSEFSQVKQIITNLKTPYEAGQFLYGLNGVSQVEVDLDSGKHVYLTVFDQAQIGAGNTRYQVVNQIERDAVIPGFPNRRFDTTLLINGLPIIQIEEKADYHDVDEALNQMHRYIHEEQYGDIFSTLQILVGMTPHDAKYMARTTDEMFNKTFAFQWQHKEDNTPVLDWQEFTASMLSIPMAHQMATNYMILDGTPRKQMIKVMRPYQVYAASSIIEKVRQHDFDIQDQGVGYIWHATGSGKTISSFKTAWLASRLPNVDKVIFLVDRVALTNQTVDEYSAYDPEKGENGNGGVVTDAANRWVLSKKIKSKGNGIIVTSIQKMAALVKDKKGINEIAKKNILFIVDEAHRSTAGDMLQSIKTSFPRSAWVGYTGTPNFDKAPTTRDIFGDLIHAYTIVDAIRDGNVLGFKVDFETTLSDKVLKEQYLPAYFKTRYPKYSEKQIQDRIENLQPEDMDDMIEPSVYDNNQKHVELVVKDVLDNWDKRSRNSEYNALFTTHVGGNKASTPMAMMFYREFKKQNKLRKKPLKIGITFSQDNSNSDNQLENNRSLEEAIKDYNEQFGTTFGVKDVKEYTEQLVSRLNRTIYDGNYVDLVIVVDQLLTGFDAPQLNTLYVDRTLQGSALIQAYSRTNRVYDMQTKPFGRIVNYRWPVQSEKLMKKALAEYGDKSSANEQQVLDTKVPKNVISPEFKDVKKELKKVVNRLSNTTNEFTSVPQNIEANRQDQMLKDLQQYNHLMAMAKQDDHYNEKQPEKFLNEIGLSQKQEEILTTTLAITLKKRIAKRIGADFNDIDLSMEHVKEVRVSYTYLKQLIAELMNQKHEKQEEKARNTAKQIKELSDRMDDRKKAEQINQFTDSILDGFEVSTYPVKQDDIDRFLEKYSNRSMREEILAYKRKWGLVDIKDNQKVNDIIYNHVQGADDLNIDGELDNIIREASLVYKTDAEDEKVRLLAKIKYRRRLRETLSEFADDITKKY, encoded by the coding sequence ATGGCTATCGAAAAGGCAGAGTTAAAATTTGAAGATGACTTAATCCATAAGTTAGAAACTCTCGGTGGTGTTAAACAATGGAAATATGAACCATCAATAAAAACTACAGAGGAACTTTGGAACAACTTCAAAAGGATTTTGGAAGAAAACAATCAAGATAAATTGGATAACCCATTATCTGTTAGTGAATTTTCACAAGTAAAACAGATTATTACTAATTTAAAAACTCCTTATGAAGCCGGACAATTTCTGTATGGACTAAATGGAGTATCACAAGTTGAAGTTGACTTAGATTCAGGAAAACATGTTTATTTGACTGTATTTGATCAGGCTCAAATTGGTGCAGGTAATACCCGCTATCAAGTAGTTAATCAAATTGAAAGAGATGCAGTCATTCCTGGGTTTCCAAATCGGCGTTTTGATACCACTCTGTTAATTAATGGTTTGCCAATTATTCAAATTGAAGAAAAGGCTGACTATCATGATGTAGATGAAGCATTAAATCAAATGCATCGTTATATTCATGAAGAACAATACGGTGATATCTTTTCTACATTGCAAATTTTAGTTGGAATGACACCACATGATGCTAAATATATGGCAAGAACTACAGATGAAATGTTTAATAAGACTTTTGCTTTTCAATGGCAACATAAGGAAGATAATACACCTGTACTAGATTGGCAAGAATTTACTGCAAGTATGTTATCGATACCAATGGCACACCAAATGGCTACTAACTACATGATTTTAGATGGTACGCCACGGAAACAAATGATTAAGGTCATGCGTCCTTATCAAGTCTATGCAGCTAGCTCAATTATTGAAAAAGTTAGACAACATGATTTTGACATTCAGGACCAGGGAGTTGGCTATATATGGCATGCGACAGGTTCAGGTAAGACAATTTCATCTTTTAAAACAGCATGGCTTGCTTCAAGATTACCGAATGTAGATAAAGTAATTTTTTTAGTTGATAGAGTAGCTCTAACTAATCAAACTGTTGATGAATACAGTGCTTATGATCCAGAAAAGGGTGAAAATGGAAACGGTGGAGTAGTTACTGATGCGGCTAATAGATGGGTATTATCTAAAAAAATTAAGTCTAAAGGTAATGGAATTATTGTAACTTCTATTCAAAAGATGGCTGCTTTAGTTAAAGATAAGAAGGGGATTAATGAAATTGCCAAAAAGAATATCTTATTTATAGTAGATGAAGCGCACCGATCAACAGCTGGGGATATGCTTCAAAGTATCAAAACATCCTTTCCTCGTTCGGCTTGGGTGGGCTATACTGGTACGCCTAATTTTGATAAAGCGCCAACTACGAGAGATATTTTTGGTGATTTAATTCATGCCTATACTATTGTAGATGCTATTAGAGATGGCAATGTTTTGGGTTTCAAAGTTGATTTCGAAACTACACTATCCGATAAAGTATTAAAAGAGCAATATTTACCTGCATATTTTAAGACTCGGTATCCTAAGTACAGTGAAAAGCAGATACAAGATAGAATTGAAAATCTTCAACCAGAGGATATGGATGACATGATTGAACCTAGTGTTTATGATAATAATCAAAAACATGTCGAATTGGTCGTTAAAGATGTCTTAGATAATTGGGATAAGCGTTCGCGAAATAGTGAATATAATGCCTTATTTACTACTCATGTTGGTGGAAATAAAGCTTCAACACCAATGGCAATGATGTTCTATCGAGAATTTAAAAAGCAAAATAAGTTGCGGAAGAAACCTTTAAAAATTGGAATTACATTTAGTCAAGATAATTCTAATAGCGATAATCAGCTAGAGAATAATAGATCGCTAGAAGAAGCAATTAAGGATTATAATGAACAATTTGGAACTACCTTTGGTGTAAAGGATGTTAAAGAATACACTGAACAATTAGTTTCAAGACTAAATCGAACAATTTATGATGGAAACTATGTAGATCTTGTAATTGTAGTGGATCAATTGTTAACGGGCTTTGACGCGCCACAATTGAATACCTTATATGTTGATCGAACTTTACAAGGTTCAGCTTTAATTCAAGCATATTCTCGAACTAATCGTGTCTATGATATGCAAACTAAGCCTTTTGGAAGAATCGTAAATTATCGTTGGCCAGTTCAAAGCGAAAAATTAATGAAAAAAGCATTGGCTGAATATGGTGATAAAAGTTCTGCAAATGAGCAACAAGTACTTGATACTAAAGTTCCAAAAAATGTTATTTCTCCTGAATTTAAAGATGTAAAGAAAGAACTGAAAAAAGTGGTAAATCGACTCAGTAATACTACTAATGAATTTACGAGTGTGCCACAAAATATAGAGGCCAATCGTCAGGATCAAATGTTAAAAGATTTGCAGCAGTACAATCATTTGATGGCAATGGCCAAGCAAGATGATCATTATAATGAGAAGCAGCCTGAAAAATTTTTGAATGAAATTGGATTATCTCAAAAACAAGAAGAGATCTTGACTACAACATTAGCTATTACATTAAAGAAGAGAATTGCTAAACGCATTGGTGCGGATTTTAATGACATTGATTTAAGTATGGAGCACGTTAAAGAAGTACGGGTTTCATACACTTACCTCAAGCAATTAATAGCTGAATTAATGAACCAAAAACATGAAAAGCAAGAAGAAAAGGCAAGAAATACTGCTAAGCAGATTAAAGAACTTTCAGATCGAATGGATGATCGTAAGAAAGCAGAACAAATTAATCAATTTACGGATAGTATCTTAGATGGTTTCGAAGTGTCCACTTATCCTGTTAAGCAGGATGATATCGATAGATTCCTAGAAAAATATTCTAATCGTTCGATGCGTGAAGAAATTTTGGCTTATAAGCGCAAATGGGGATTAGTTGATATTAAGGATAATCAAAAGGTTAACGATATTATTTATAATCATGTTCAAGGTGCAGATGATCTTAATATTGATGGTGAACTCGATAATATTATTCGTGAAGCATCATTAGTTTATAAGACAGATGCTGAGGATGAAAAAGTTAGATTATTAGCAAAGATTAAATACCGTAGAAGATTAAGAGAAACTTTAAGTGAATTTGCAGACGACATTACTAAAAAATATTAG